The Toxorhynchites rutilus septentrionalis strain SRP chromosome 3, ASM2978413v1, whole genome shotgun sequence genome includes a region encoding these proteins:
- the LOC129774144 gene encoding uncharacterized protein K02A2.6-like translates to MFGRKIRTCLELLRPPPVRVPVPTDDDRKQPRSFNRNETVYAKLHGRTGWKWAPSVVVEKIGDVMYNVWVEDRRMLRSHINQLRSRLAAGAIPKQLTVHATLNQHSLPLDILLDAWDLPSQSPGPSSPEPVSSAERTMVGSGPTLATSTPRHEVSAFVPSLASSSSTTTTPTSTEFESAVEVELAVDIPRRSSRLRRPPARFDPYHLY, encoded by the coding sequence ATGTTTGGTCGCAAAATCCGAACGTGTCTCGAGCTTCTGCGTCCACCACCGGTACGTGTCCCAGTACCAACCGACGATGACCGCAAGCAACCGAGGTCCTTCAACCGAAACGAGACCGTGTACGCCAAACTACATGGTCGTACCGGTTGGAAGTGGGCTCCTAGTGTCGTCGTCGAGAAGATCGGAGACGTTATGTACAACGTGTGGGTCGAAGATCGCCGAATGCTACGCTCTCATATCAACCAACTTCGGAGTCGGCTTGCTGCTGGCGCGATACCGAAGCAACTCACTGTACATGCCACCTTAAACCAACATTCGCTGCCGCTGGACATTTTGCTGGATGCCTGGGATCTCCCAAGCCAATCACCAGGCCCATCTTCACCAGAGCCTGTCTCCAGTGCTGAGAGAACCATGGTAGGTTCCGGGCCGACTCTTGCAACGTCTACGCCACGTCATGAGGTCTCGGCGTTCGTCCCGTCAttagcatcgtcatcatcaacaacaacaacgccaACATCGACAGAGTTCGAGTCCGCTGTCGAAGTAGAACTAGCTGTAGACATCCCTAGGCGCTCTTCACGACTACGAAGACCGCCAGCAAGGTTTGATCCGTACCACCTCTATTAA
- the LOC129774145 gene encoding uncharacterized protein K02A2.6-like, translating to MCNLVPPLRITHCTGSRMHVDYYLLAIDSFSKWPEIIRTTRITSAATISILRGLFARLGMPVTLVSDNGTQFTSAEFADFCASNGIEHLTTAPFHPQSNGQAERFVDTFKRAVKKI from the coding sequence ATGTGTAACTTGGTTCCACCGCTGAGAATCACCCATTGCACCGGATCACGAATGCACGTCGACTACTACCTGCTCGCTATCGATTCGTTCTCTAAGTGGCCCGAGATCATCCGAACGACCCGCATCACCTCTGCTGCGACCATCAGCATCTTGCGTGGGTTGTTCGCGCGGCTGGGTATGCCCGTAACCTTGGTCAGTGACAACGGTACCCAGTTTACCAGCGCCGAATTCGCCGATTTCTGCGCTTCCAATGGCATCGAGCACCTCACGACAGCACCGTTTCATCCACAATCAAATGGCCAGGCGGAACGATTTGTGGATACCTTCAAGCGAGCCGTCAAGAAAATTTGA